In Uranotaenia lowii strain MFRU-FL chromosome 2, ASM2978415v1, whole genome shotgun sequence, one genomic interval encodes:
- the LOC129746935 gene encoding protein turtle isoform X4 — protein MAPPRRKSSGTRMPTPWIRLLLLASLTTVPSYGLARSGTKTSAITRVSRAMVPPTNQTKLEGEKVQFTCEAKAMPGNVTVRWFREGSPVREVAALETRVTIRKDGSLIINPVSADDSGMYTCEVSNGIGEPQSASAFLNIEYPAKVTFTPTIQYLPFRLAGVVQCYIKANPPLQYVTWTKDKRLLEPYQTKDIVIMNNGSLLFTRVNQNHQGRYTCTPYNAQGTQGSSGHMEVLVRKPPAFTVEPDPLYQRKVGEAVEMHCDAQEAEGTSKPTITWQRRDGQPLQKNRVRIMNGNITIENLRRSDFGYYQCVASNEVATIVSATQLVIEGTQPHAPYNLSGTATEFSVTLSWMPGYSGGPDYKQDYTIWYREAGVSDWSTIPVTPSGSTQVTINRLSPGTTYEFQVIGKNALGDGMMSKVITIRTLDVQSQKKTTTTTAAPNEKEFKHAPDDLGPKPGQPRNVSVLEIPNGFLISWQVPLERPHLVQFYTIKYRTDAQWKTLNRGQIRPEETSYLVKNLVGGRTYYFRVLANSLKSYETSEEIKFPVPARVKHKAITAGVVGGILFFIVAIILSICAVKICNKRKRRKQEKELNMVTARITDRNALSQHPPVPLRRYLQGKSKTSRIPGLNILVAIMHWIWPPGRCQNCDSIYSNKISGDGAGKNLGQIHRAADGRFVLTQDTVDGIVSIRNSIVSYYSSSDDGGFLPKSISMTRASWRRPLVSCPSQLSLRTEDGFLVAEPQQPVQSLYTNTMPENLHISTISSSVPMATVTQSLYTTPSRISKVVASSPATSSPQVVNSPWSPLYFSDLSSVHHLSSADRSYPTPQSAASHRYNYMGGGYNHELPVLNSLQQNSSRYLSNSFIPVHVPSHSRHYQHNLYQNVPFHSHTYSNRPKFSRYHPRLMPRSLSRTIPELRSPMLNLNLSTTPLSTTLEVSPQSYSSSSGFGSKNTSNTLPSFHHSPSSNLLREWRYLPPYRPPPPPPSFFPHSAPLSFGGGRSDHPPYSMSHWLELITRLNIASEKANINNAADVGSVDGHYEFDPSTPTPTASTPTGGIMRDDFHHLMTLPSTSNDFLWNAAGLSLGAGGVAGSSTVTMAMGPSGVRKRGQSRYDNIDARVEAMKEEFNEWRKRQQQQQTINLDSSRMIELESSC, from the exons ATGGCACCCCCACGCCGGAAATCCTCTGGTACAAGGATGCCAACCCCGTGGATCCGTCTTCTACTGTTGGCATCTTTAACGACGGTACCGAGCTACGGATTAGCACGATCCGGCACGAAGACATCGGCGATTACACGTGTATCGCGCGCAATG GTGCCGCCCACTAATCAAACGAAACTGGAGGGAGAGAAGGTGCAGTTCACCTGCGAGGCAAAGGCGATGCCCGGGAACGTGACCGTGCGATGGTTCCGCGAAGGTTCCCCGGTACGGGAAGTGGCCGCACTCGAGACGCGGGTCACCATCCGGAAGGACGGCTCGCTCATCATCAACCCGGTCAGTGCCGACGATTCCGGCATGTACACGTGCGAGGTTTCGAACGGCATCGGTGAACCACAAAGTGCTTCGGCTTTTTTAAATATAGAGT ATCCTGCCAAAGTGACCTTCACCCCAACAATACAATACTTACCGTTTCGTTTAGCTGGTGTTGTACAATGCTATATAAAAGCAAATCCTCCTCTACAATATGTAACATGGACCAAAGATAAAAGATTACTGGAACCTTATCAAACAAAAGACATAGTTATAATGAACAATGGTTCGTTGTTGTTCACTCGGGTCAACCAGAACCATCAGGGACGATACACCTGCACGCCGTACAACGCGCAGGGCACCCAGGGATCATCCGGCCACATGGAAGTGCTGGTGCGGAAACCTCCGGCCTTCACCGTTGAACCGGACCCTCTGTATCAGCGGAAGGTTGGCGAAGCGGTCGAAATGCACTGCGATGCCCAGGAAGCCGAGGGAACGTCCAAGCCAACGATCACTTGGCAAAGGCGAGACGGCCAACCGTTGCAGAAGAACCGAGTCCGTATCATGAACGGTAACATCACAATCGAAAACCTACGGCGATCGGACTTCGGTTACTATCAGTGTGTGGCCTCGAACGAGGTGGCCACCATAGTATCGGCCACTCAGCTGGTGATCGAGGGAACGCAACCCCATGCGCCGTACAATCTGAGCGGCACGGCAACGGAATTTTCCGTGACCCTATCGTGGATGCCTGGATACAGCGGAGGACCGGACTACAAACAAGACTACACCATCTGGTACCGGGAGGCGGGCGTATCGGATTGGTCCACCATTCCGGTGACGCCATCCGGAAGCACTCAGGTCACCATCAACCGACTCTCACCGGGGACGACGTACGAGTTCCAGGTGATCGGCAAGAATGCCCTCGGCGATGGGATGATGAGTAAGGTGATCACTATACGGACGTTAG ATGTTCAAAGtcaaaagaaaacaacaacaacgacagCTGCTCCTAACGAAAAAGAGTTTAAGCACGCTCCGGATGACTTGG GACCTAAACCAGGGCAGCCGCGAAACGTGTCCGTGCTTGAAATCCCAAATGGGTTCCTGATCTCGTGGCAGGTTCCACTGGAGCGGCCTCACCTAGTGCAATTCTACACGATCAAGTACCGGACGGATGCCCAGTGGAAGACGCTGAATCGAGGCCAAATTCGACCGGAGGAAACATCCTACCTGGTGAAGAACCTGGTCGGCGGTCGGACGTACTACTTTCGGGTGTTGGCCAACTCGCTCAAGAGCTACGAAACGAGTGAGGAGATCAAGTTTCCGGTGCCTGCCCGTGTCAAACACAAAGCCATCACGGCCGGCGTCGTCGGCGGTATTCTGTTCTTCATCGTGGCCATCATCCTGTCGATCTGTGCGGTCAAGATCTGCAACAAACGCAAGCGGAGAAAACAGGAAAAAG AACTCAACATGGTAACAGCGCGGATCACGGACCGCAACGCCCTAAGCCAGCATCCACCGGTGCCTTTGCGAAG ATATTTACAAGGAAAAAGTAAAACAAGTCGAATACCCGGATTGAACATTCTGGTTGCCATAATGCACTGGATTTGGCCACCTGGTCGTTGTCAGAACTGCGACAGTATTTACTCGAATAAGATTTCTGGAGATGGAGCGGGGAAGAATCTGGGGCAGATTCATCGGGCGGCGGATGGTCGCTTTGTACTGACTCAGGACACCGTGGATGGGATAGTATCGATAAGGAATAGCATAGTTTCGTACTACAGTAGCAGTGACGATGGAGGGTTCTTGCCGAAAAGCATTTCGATGACGAGGGCATCCTGGAGGCGACCGCTCGTTAGTTGTCCGAGTCAGTTGAGTTTGCGGACGGAGGATGGATTCTTGGTGGCGGAACCTCAACAGCCTGTTCAATCTCTGTACACAAATACGATGCCAGAGAATTTACATATTAGCACAATAAGTTCCAGTGTGCCGATGGCTACGGTGACTCAGTCGCTGTACACGACGCCTTCAAGGATTTCGAAAGTGGTGGCCAGTTCACCGGCTACGTCAAGTCCACAGGTGGTGAACTCTCCATGGTCGCCACTTTACTTCAGTGATCTCAGTTCTGTTCATCATCTAAGCTCAGCCGATCGGTCTTATCCGACACCCCAAAGTGCGGCGTCTCATCGTTACAACTACATGGGTGGAGGTTACAACCATGAACTGCCGGTATTGAACAGTCTACAGCAGAATAGCTCTCGTTATCTGTCGAATAGCTTTATCCCAGTGCACGTGCCCTCGCATTCCAGGCACTATCAACACAATCTGTATCAGAATGTGCCCTTCCATAGTCATACGTACAGCAATAGGCCTAAGTTTTCGAGGTACCATCCGCGGTTGATGCCACGAAGTTTATCGAGAACGATACCGGAGTTACGTTCTCCGATGCTGAATCTTAACCTCAGCACAACACCTCTCAGTACAACGCTGGAAGTTTCGCCACAGAGCTATTCCAGTTCCAGTGGTTTCGGTAGCAAAAATACCTCGAATACGCTACCCAGCTTCCACCATTCTCCAAGCAGTAATCTGCTTCGTGAGTGGCGATATCTACCGCCGTATCGACCACCTCCGCCACCGCCAAGTTTCTTCCCCCACTCTGCTCCACTTTCCTTTGGTGGAGGACGCTCGGATCATCCACCGTATTCGATGTCCCACTGGTTGGAGCTCATCACAAGACTGAACATAGCTTCGGAGAAGGCTAATATCAACAATGCCGCCGATGTAGGCAGCGTCGATGGTCACTACGAATTTGATCCGTCGACGCCTACTCCGACAGCATCGACTCCTACCGGTGGTATCATGCGGGATGATTTCCACCATCTTATGACGCTGCCGTCTACTTCGAATGATTTCCTCTGGAACGCAGCAGGCCTGTCGTTGGGAGCAGGAGGAGTAGCCGGTAGCTCGACAGTAACCATGGCAATGGGCCCAAGCGGAGTTCGAAAGCGCGGTCAATCTAGGTATGACAACATCGACGCCCGCGTTGAAGCTATGAAGGAGGAGTTCAACGAATGGCGCAAGaggcaacaacagcaacagacCATCAATCTGGACAGCAGCCGGATGATCGAATTGGAAAGCTCCTGCTAA